The Serinus canaria isolate serCan28SL12 chromosome 8, serCan2020, whole genome shotgun sequence DNA window AGCCTGAAACTTTTCCATGTACTCCCACCCACCTTGGGATCagtcagtgccagccctgggtcAGTACAAGGttggcagggcactgctggctttcTCTGGTCACAGTCAGCAGGACTTGGTTGCAGCCTGCTCCTCTGTGTGGAAAAGGAGCACAGAATGCTTTGCAAGCACCCCTTATGGTGACTTAAGGCAGAGTGGAGCCCGTGGGGTGGCTCAGGTGCTGTCCCCCAGGGACAACAGCACCACGGTGTCACTCCCAGCTTGGATGGCCACCAAGATGTCTGTGCCAGACATGGCTGGAGCTACTCACCGATGATGACGAGCAGGAGAATGACCACCACCATGGCTATGATCGCCTTCATCTGCAAGAGGAGCACAAAGGCACCTTACACTGGgagccaggggcagctgctTCAACCTGAAAGGAGCCCTTTGCTCCCAGCATGCTTtcagctgggaagcagagctgctccacctcctcctggggcaggcaggcCAGCACTcttccacagccccagccctgcctgttcCCCTTCCTGCTCACCTTACAGTCTCGCCACCACATCTGTCTTCGGAGATGCTTGGCTCTTTTGCTAAAAGCTGCAGCATTGTCTGATAAACTGTCtgttaaaggaaagaaaagagtcAGTTCAGTGGTGCACACACTGTCACAGCACCCACTCACCTCTTCTAACTCCACTAAGTTCTGTGCAGTAAAAGACCCAACCACAGCATGATTCACCCAAGCCACAGCTGGGTCGATGTGACGCCCTTCCCCAGAGTACACAAGTCCCACTGTGCTCCCTCTGTACTGGCTGCTCTGAGGACAGGAACATGCTCTGCAAGCCAGTGGCCAGTGCCACAAGACAGACCAATCTACCTCTGCTTGAAGGACCAACTAGATCCCAGCACCCAGACACCTCCAAACTAATgcctctgcacagagcagcaggcgAAGGTGGAGAGAGTCAGCAGAAAGTCAGGTCTGCAGCCCAAGGCTGAGCAACACCCCTCTCAGGAGGGACAGAAATGTAAGCCCAGGTGTGACATGAGGTGCTTTCAGAACTGAAGCAGGTTAACCTggcccagcagccagggacGCAGGCCAGCAGAGTTTGACATCACACCTGATTTATCCTGCAGGTCGTCCAGCCGCTCGCCCCTTTCGATCACCTTGGTGATGTTCTCCTGCATGACATCGATGACTTCATCCACCTGGTTCTGGACACTGGGGCAGGGCAAAGGCAGCATGAGAGGCAGAAGTGAGcaccagagctgcccagcctgACGGGATCTGAGAGCTCAcccacaaaaaggaaaaggcacaaCAGTGGAAAGATGTGGATGGGATGCAGAGGAAGCCAGAAGCgtggcatggcatggcatggggTGGATCTCCAGCACTCCCAGGAAGgattgggaacacaaggggCTCAGAGAGAGCTATGGGAAGTCAGCAGAAGAGGGACACCCTCTCTAACACCTTTAACACACAAATGCAGTATGAAAAGGCACTAATTGCTGTTGGTGGACACCTCTGCTACAGAAGAGCTCacaaagaaggggaaagaagaagTATAAAAACCATACCttatttttctacatttcaTAGACCTCCACATCACACCTTTGCTCAATAACTTGGGGTGAAATTAAATCAGTTCCCTCCTCCAGGAACTGAGTTACTAAATTAAACCCACTCTGCCAGGGGCATCAAGAGGATAGAAAAGAAATGGTTGATATGAACTAAACCAAGTTATAATTCATCTTCTCTTAGGTTATGCAACTCTGTGGGTAGCCTTCAGTAAACAGCAGCCTAAATCACACCCGTAGggttattaaaaatgcatttattcact harbors:
- the VAMP4 gene encoding vesicle-associated membrane protein 4 isoform X2 translates to MPPKFKRHLNDDEVTGSVKSERRNLLEEDSDEEEDFFLRGPSGTRFGPRNDKIRHVQNQVDEVIDVMQENITKVIERGERLDDLQDKSDSLSDNAAAFSKRAKHLRRQMWWRDCKMKAIIAMVVVILLLVIIVPIVLKYRS